The Podospora bellae-mahoneyi strain CBS 112042 chromosome 7, whole genome shotgun sequence genome includes a window with the following:
- a CDS encoding hypothetical protein (COG:O; EggNog:ENOG503NWT6), whose protein sequence is MGTIMWLLALFTIIFVSLHHLHTRRNRGQIPVSVNYHFTRRCNYTCGFCFHTASTSYIEDPNRAKEGLRLLANAGMRKLNFAGGEPFLYPKFLGEMIDFCKQDLKLESVSIVTNGSLIREDFLRKHGKNLDILAVSCDSFDEATNIQIGRGTGTQVKKLCEIARWCEKYGVLFKINTVVNRLNYMEDMNERIGELKPFRWKCFQVLIVAGENDTEETLRNGHKFTISDGEFEEFCERHRGQPSLVPEPNSLMAKSYLILDEYLRFLDRTGKQPSRPILEVGVKKALESVFWDEGAFLERGGLYDWVKPEMEKSCGKGGREELDW, encoded by the coding sequence ATGGGAACCATAATGTGGCTACTagccctcttcaccatcatcttcgttTCTCTGCACCATCTCCACACCCGTCGTAACCGAGGTCAAATCCCCGTCTCGGTCAACTACCACTTCACCCGCCGCTGCAACTACACCTGCGGCTTCTGCTTCCACACCGCAAGCACAAGCTACATCGAAGACCCCAACCGCGCAAAAGAAGGTCTCCGTCTCCTCGCCAACGCCGGCATGAGAAAGCTCAACTTTGCCGGCGGCGAGCCCTTCCTCTACCCCAAGTTCCTCGGCGAAATGATCGACTTTTGCAAACAAGACCTCAAACTCGAGTCAGTCTCCATCGTCACCAATGGTAGCCTAATCAGGGAGGACTTCCTCCGCAAGCACGGCAAAAACCTTGACATCCTCGCCGTCAGTTGCGACTCGTTTGACGAGGCGACCAATATCCAGATTGGGCGTGGGACAGGAACCCAGGTGAAGAAGCTGTGCGAGATTGCCAGGTGGTGTGAGAAGTATGGGGTTTTGTTCAAGATTAATACCGTTGTTAACCGGTTGAATTACATGGAGGATATGAATGAGCGGATTGGTGAGCTGAAGCCTTTTCGGTGGAAGTGTTTTCAGGTGTTGATTGTGGCGGGGGAGAATGACACGGAGGAGACGCTGAGGAATGGGCACAAGTTTACTATATCggatggggagtttgaggagtttTGTGAGAGACACAGGGGTCAACCGTCGTTGGTGCCGGAGCCGAATAGTTTGATGGCGAAGTCTTATCTTATTCTTGATGAGTATCTGAGATTTTTGGACAGGACGGGGAAGCAGCCTTCGAGACCGATATTGGAGGTTGGAGTGAAGAAGGCGTTGGAAAGTGTCTTTTGGGATGAGGGTGCATTTTTGGAACGTGGGGGGTTGTATGATTGGGTCAAGCCTGAGATGGAAAAGTCATGTGGTAAAGGAGGACGTGAGGAGTTGGACTGGTAA
- a CDS encoding hypothetical protein (COG:F; EggNog:ENOG503Q16B) — protein sequence MVPEARKTRDLIFVIGAPGAGKGTLCKMLAEANNVDHLSLGDLLRQTVSSPNADQLIAGCIHRGELLPTHILHELLYHRVAQPISSTAGRPLLLDGFPRRLDQAREFEAVASTRPGATLLIISGAGG from the exons ATGGTGCCAGAAGCCCGTAAAACTCGCGACCTGATCTTTGTCATCG GTGCTCCCGGAGCGGGAAAGGGTACCCTCTGCAAAATGCTGGCGGAAGCCAACAACGTcgaccacctctccctcggaGACCTTTTACGGCAAACCGTGTCATCACCGAACGCAGACCAATTAATCGCCGGGTGCATCCACCGTGGAGAGCTCCTACCAACACATATACTCCACGAACTTTTGTATCACCGCGTGGCCCAACCTATATCCTCTACCGCTGGTCGACCCCTCCTGCTGGACGGTTTTCCCCGGCGGTTGGACCAGGCTAGAGAATTTGAAGCAGTGGCAAGTACCCGACCTGGCGCAACTTTACTCATTATTTCGGGAGCTGGGGGCTGA
- a CDS encoding hypothetical protein (COG:F; EggNog:ENOG503Q16B) codes for MFDKRYSEFRESNPPILSHYARPEGRLITIDTSGATEESYQKLQAALGSSEEWAALTSEAPKFPVEWL; via the exons ATGTTCGACAAGCGGTATTCCGAGTTTCGCGAGTCAAACCCGCCAATCTTGAGCCATTACGCGAGACCCGAGGGCAGGCTGATCACA ATCGACACCAGTGGCGCAACAGAAGAATCATACCAGAAGCTGCAGGCTGCTCTGGGTAGCAGTGAGGAATGGGCAGCTCTGACTTCCGAAGCGCCGAAGTTCCCCGTCGAATGGCTATGA
- a CDS encoding hypothetical protein (EggNog:ENOG503P3NP; COG:S), with amino-acid sequence MAIRPPLQKALSPCILEVERKFHSLAVRHLTQNGGIPPFQSLRSLPLQTIRDTYYDKSNLLSSSGAWIRRRNGIWEAKIRKGGDFTNSRFEELNRVSDIAACVENITGIQAHEKEDFGLGIMADFVTTRETWIADEEFRIVRDNMDFGHEVGEVELQRVLDGEASEEEKMGEMERMDARIGEFMRRYGWAFRKGRPVGKLTAYFEMMGQKRS; translated from the coding sequence ATGGCTATCCGGCCACCCCTCCAGAAAGCCCTCTCCCCCTGCATCCTAGAAGTCGAACGCAAATTCCACTCCCTCGCCGTCCGCCACCTTACCCAAAACGGCGGCATCCCACCCTTCCAATCCCTCCGCtcactccccctccaaacaaTCCGCGACACCTACTACGACAAGTCtaacctcctctcctcctccggcgccTGGATCCGCCGCCGCAACGGGATATGGGAAGCCAAGATTCGAAAAGGCGGTGACTTTACCAACTCACGGTTTGAGGAGCTCAACAGAGTGAGCGACATTGCGGCTTGTGTCGAGAATATCACGGGGATTCAAGCTCATGAAAAAGAGGATTTTGGGCTGGGAATCATGGCGGATTTTGTTACCACCCGTGAGACGTGGATCGCGGATGAGGAGTTCAGGATTGTGAGGGATAATATGGATTTTGGCCacgaggttggcgaggtggagCTGCAGAGGGtgctggatggggaggcgagtgaggaggagaagatgggggagatggagaggatggatgcGAGGATTGGGGAGTTTATGAGGAGGTATGGGTGGGCGTTTAGGAAGGGGAGGCCGGTGGGGAAGTTGACGGCTTATTTTGAGATGATGGGGCAGAAGAGATCATAA
- a CDS encoding hypothetical protein (EggNog:ENOG503NX7M; COG:C): MSPNASSVAPKGIQQYIAARQGGPFQLINAPYPVPGPNEICIRNRAVGLNPLDWKNLHHGMMVDSWPEIFGIDTAGVVEVVGKNVQGFKAGDAVMSLAGHGGRAGAFQDVTTVPANYACRKPTAWTFEQAASVPICYLTAVASIIKGLGVPLPHLRELPNERIPNLDDLTSPMTPGATQPQVKPPLLTSVLVIGGSSGVGASAVQLLRDALPHLVIITTNSRAHNQKVTSLGATTCVDRNMKPDQIAKAVRDASPNGQGVDAMIDTVAGAMAGNKEIFAAFREDGPKLYSHVMTGEKLEVPEGVKAATVFGRMAFQTDGGGAAMTKLVDLVESGRFKMPLEIEVVGKGLGVIGAGLERLRGGVSGTKLVVSL, translated from the exons ATGTCTCCAAACGCCAGCTCGGTCGCCCCGAAAGGCATCCAGCAGTACATCGCTGCCAGACAAGGCGGTCCGTTCCAGCTGATCAACGCACCTTACCCAGTTCCTGGGCCGAACGAGATTTGCATCCGGAACCGTGCTGTTGGTCTGAACCCCCTCGACTGGAAGAATCTTCACCATGGGATGATGGTCGATTCTTGGCCCGAGATCTTCGGCATCGACACagctggtgtggtggaggttgttggtaaGAATGTTCAGGGGTTCAAGGCCGGTGATGCGGTCATGAGCTTGGCTGGCCATGGTGGCCGCGCCGGCGCTTTCCAGGATGTAACGACCGTCCCGGCCAACTACGCCTGCCGCAAGCCCACAGCTTGGACTTTTGAGCAGGCTGCTTCTGTTCC AATCTGTTACCTCACAGCCGTAgcctccatcatcaaaggCCTCGgcgtccccctcccccacctcagGGAGCTCCCCAACGAGAGgatccccaacctcgacgacctcACCAGCCCAATGACCCCAGGTgccacccaaccccaggtcaaacccccccttttgACCTcggtcctcgtcatcggcgGCTCTTCCGGCGTGGGCGCCTCCGCTGTCCAACTCCTGCGTGacgccctcccccacctGGTAATCATCACAACCAACTCCCGCGCCCACAACCAGAAagtcacctccctcggcgcGACAACCTGCGTCGACCGCAACATGAAGCCCGATCAAATCGCCAAGGCGGTTCGTGACGCCTCGCCTAACGGGCAGGGGGTTGACGCAATGATTGATACTGTTGCTGGGGCGATGGCAGGGAACAAGGAGATCTTTGCGGCGTTTAGGGAGGATGGGCCGAAGCTGTATAGTCATGTTATgacgggggagaagttggaggtGCCGGAGGGGGTCAAAGCCGCGACGGTGTTTGGCCGGATGGCGTTCCAGACTGATGGGGGCGGGGCGGCGATGACGAAATTGGTGGATTTGGTTGAGTCGGGACGGTTTAAGATGCCGTTGGAGATTGAGGTTGTGGGtaaggggttgggggttatTGGGGcagggttggagaggttgagggggggtgttAGTGGGACTAAGTTGGTTGTTTCTCTGTAA
- a CDS encoding hypothetical protein (EggNog:ENOG503NYDJ; COG:G) yields the protein MSKAATTTYTVELPSDAENASRSTARASFQVDDSPPSEDGQAQGLTKSVLLKLASAAFSFFVSGVNDGSIGALIPHIIRDYGVTTAIVSALYAASFVGWLSAALSNTHLNHRLDLGAMMVLGAAFQVVAHALRAWPTPPFGLFITTFWFASIGQAFQDTQANTYVATEKGLTVHRWLGFIHAMYMAGCLVAPFAASPIASSPSGDGSSQWYLFYTVPLGLGVVNLALAMVAFRDTFRLRPHVRALDPGTVAPEKSASALIKETLTTRSVWIISLFFFFHLGVCVTAGGWVVEYLVDVRDGDLRQMGYVPAGFSGGCLLGRLLLPDPTHKFGERRMIFIYCLICLAFQLVFWL from the exons ATGTCCAAAGCAGCCACAACCACTTACACAGTTGAACTTCCGAGCGATGCCGAGAATGCATCACGATCCACAGCAAGAGCTTCTTTCCAAGTGGACGACTCTCCCCCCTCTGAAGATGGTCAGGCCCAAGGGCTCACCAAGTCGGTTCTTTTGAAGCTCGCCAGCGCTGCTTTTTCGTTTTTTGTGTCCGGTGTCAACGACGGTAGCATCGGTGCCTTGATACCACACATCATCCGCGACTATGGTGTAACCACTGCCATTGTGTCTGCCCT ATATGCGGCGAGTTTCGTGGGCTGGTTATCCGCCGCCTTGTCCAACACACATCTCAATCATCGCCTTGATCTTGGAGCTATGATGGTTTTAGGCGCTGCCTTCCAAGTCGTCGCCCATGCACTGAGAGCATGGCCCACGCCGCCGTTTGGCTtgttcatcaccaccttctgGTTTGCCAGCATCGGACAGGCTTTCCAGGACACACAGGCAAACACCTACGTCGCCACGGAGAAGGGTCTGACTGTTCACCGCTGGCTTGGTTTTATCCATGCCATGTACATGGCAGGATGTCTCGTTGCGCCATTCGCTGCCTCCCCCATCGCGTCATCGCCTTCCGGAGACGGATCTTCGCAGTGGTACTTGTTTTACACCGTACCTCTGGGCTTGGGTGTTGTTAACTTGGCACTGGCCATGGTGGCATTTCGGGATACATTCCGCCTTCGACCCCATGTGCGTGCTCTTGATCCCGGTACTGTGGCTCCCGAGAAAAGCGCTTCGGCCCTCATCAAAGAGACCCTCACGACGCGAAGCGTTTGGATAATCAGtctgtttttcttcttccatctCGGGGTTTGCGTCACCgctggtggatgggttgtggAATATCTCGTGGATGTCCGCGATGGCGACTTGAGGCAGATGGGATACGTTCCAGCTGGGTTCAGCGGCGGTTGTCTCTTGGGTCGCCTCCTTCTGCCCGATCCAACACACAAATTCGGCGAGCGGCGGATGATATTCATATACTGCCTGATCTGTCTAGCGTTTCAGCTGGTATTCTGGCTGTAA
- a CDS encoding hypothetical protein (EggNog:ENOG503P0N2): MKCPSSDTPQATTMTSPSVYDNFVWREISPGIWQRDADEAEVFYSSLVKQYAGSGRMHFAITGHVSLTIPVLEGQDATAVAPRFDAALQAAWLRLRHQLPSIGAQVHFDSHEQKWKKTYTSLPDDGARAAWLDKTFHFITDGQTGVEWANSDPPAPELATLFVVAVPASPNSGVRRDIVLRSPHDIIDGIGTLQLLNAFVHHASQAMGECSTMQLVIFDGSETARLSPPYRVAAAVPPVPTPEQKAKQAALQEANNAPQDLAVASIGIPYRQGAPLPGKHQRVAHTISADRVSSLLAALKAIGATPTHAFHAAIAMVVRDLHTESLSAPPDAGALVKYINYILRNERQSCQPPFNGPHHAAAVYHSVSGAKLAVTMPATVFTDASKRDDEFLDILAQMRQFYHSVRDDKDHFALAPYIWTAATPSLPLPQSENDKWDIPVPSPNPKPSVSISSMGLIDKLIVSRVGEVEVHNPWVTGEELGTGLGLFLGTFRGEMELSAAFNEAWHTAEEVHGFLDRCERIVFAWVDRI; encoded by the coding sequence ATGAAATGTCCAAGTTCAGACACACCTCAAGCAACCACCATGACATCTCCCTCAGTCTACGACAATTTTGTCTGGCGCGAGATCAGCCCTGGCATTTGGCAGCGTGACGCcgacgaggccgaggtgTTCTACTCTTCTTTGGTCAAACAGTACGCAGGGAGCGGACGCATGCACTTCGCTATCACTGGCCATGTGTCGTTGACTATCCCGGTTCTCGAAGGCCAGGATGCCACTGCGGTCGCGCCCAGATTCGACGCAGCTCTACAAGCCGCATGGCTGAGACTTCGACACCAACTTCCCAGCATCGGTGCGCAAGTTCACTTTGACAGCCATGAGcagaagtggaagaagacaTACACGAGTTTGCCCGACGACGGCGCCCGTGCCGCCTGGCTTGACAAGACGTTTCATTTCATTACAGACGGGCAGACTGGAGTGGAATGGGCCAATTCGGACCCTCCTGCTCCAGAGCTTGCGACATTGTTTGTCGTTGCCGTACCTGCTTCTCCTAACTCAGGGGTCCGCCGTGACATCGTCCTTCGCTCCCCTCACGACATCATTGATGGCATTGGCACTCTACAACTTCTCAATGCCTTCGTTCATCACGCCTCACAGGCTATGGGTGAGTGCTCGACCATGCAACTTGTCATCTTCGATGGCTCCGAGACAGCACGCCTGAGTCCACCTTATCGAGTGGCTGCCGCTGTTCCTCCAGTTCCCACTCCCGAGCAGAAAGCGAAACAAGCAGCTCTACAAGAGGCCAACAACGCACCCCAGGATCTAGCAGTTGCGAGCATCGGCATTCCATATCGTCAAGGCGCTCCCTTACCTGGTAAACATCAACGAGTCGCTCATACCATTTCTGCCGATCGTGTCTCCTCACTGCTGGCGGCGCTCAAGGCTATTGGTGCGACGCCGACCCATGCGTTCCACGCTGCCATTGCCATGGTAGTCCGCGATCTGCACACCGAGAGCCTCTCGGCGCCGCCTGATGCTGGCGCCTTGGTCAAGTACATCAACTACATTCTTCGGAATGAGCGTCAAAGCTGTCAGCCGCCTTTCAACGGGCCCCATCATGCAGCAGCCGTTTATCACTCTGTTTCTGGGGCCAAGCTTGCTGTAACGATGCCGGCCACCGTCTTTACCGATGCCAGCAAACGAGACGACGAATTTCTCGATATCTTGGCTCAAATGCGACAGTTCTACCACTCCGTGCGTGACGACAAAGACCACTTTGCTCTGGCACCATACATCTGGACGGCGgccaccccttcccttccattGCCTCAATCGGAGAACGACAAGTGGGATATTCCGGTCCCGTCGCCCAATCCCAAGCCCTCTGTCTCCATTTCCAGCATGGGCCTCATCGACAAACTAATTGTTTCGCGCGTCGGTGAGGTAGAGGTTCACAACCCCTGGGTGACCGGTGAGGAGCTGGGCACTGGACTGGGGTTGTTTCTCGGGACATTTAGAGGAGAGATGGAGCTTAGTGCCGCCTTCAACGAAGCGTGGCACACAGCGGAAGAGGTCCACGGGTTTTTGGACAGGTGCGAGAGGATTGTTTTTGCTTGGGTTGATCGTATTTGA
- a CDS encoding hypothetical protein (COG:M; EggNog:ENOG503Q0C8) — protein sequence MPPIQPRGVGPTESFVFPTGTVKDNLRTFFRACELGSTRYVEKCIKSLSPAGRVPLLNYSTSSKNRLKALHLAAQAGHNDIVRLLLEAGAQVDVAAEKGVTPLACAAASGQSGTLQILLEHGADPHRLMEDGLTIISHAARSDVVRGQADTIAMLIEHGVDPNAIDETPKKSALNWACSQGNLAVVRILLDPNVGGVKPGEILGDDRWTALHFAARCQVLAGKDVTQYLISAGMDQTVGDIDGWLPIHYAAKYANVVTLGYLIHQKPGLSQLIEIKTDTGGTLLHCACDEGEAIKWLLRHGADVNAQDDEGDTPLGLSCYDGMGDTVNLLLQAGADPKIQNEEKRTALHWAASGGAVNAGRELLNKCPAILHIKDEKNLSAMHLAIRKFEPTFAEMLLDEFYPEYATNLHGDLTAVHEPSGETPLISAVKRFQVGVVERLLKLGAEADVKDKSGKTPLVYASRARKHSEKLVEMLLDHQAAEKAKEAAEKETGDEKMPMELQHMLQILKTVLEEQERE from the coding sequence ATGCCCCCCATTCAACCCCGCGGCGTCGGCCCTACCGAGTCCTTCGTCTTTCCCACAGGCACCGTCAAAGACAACCTTCGGACTTTTTTTCGAGCTTGCGAACTGGGCAGCACCAGATATGTCGAGAAATGTATCAAATCTCTTTCTCCTGCGGGCAGGGTGCCGCTCTTGAACTATAGCACCAGTTCAAAGAATCGTCTAAAAGCGCTGCACCTTGCGGCCCAGGCCGGCCATAACGATATTGTCCGGTTGTTACTCGAAGCGGGTGCACAGGTTGATGTGGCGGCTGAGAAGGGCGTGACACCTCTGGCCTGTGCAGCCGCCTCGGGACAGTCTGGGACTCTTCAGATTCTCCTGGAGCATGGGGCTGATCCGCATCGCCTCATGGAGGATGGGCTCACCATTATTTCTCATGCTGCCAGGTCAGACGTGGTGCGAGGACAGGCGGATACCATCGCCATGCTGATTGAACACGGAGTTGATCCCAATGCCATCGACGAGACGCCCAAAAAGTCAGCCCTGAACTGGGCCTGCAGTCAAGGCAATCTTGCTGTGGTGAGGATTCTCCTCGACCCAAACGTTGGTGGCGTCAAGCCAGGTGAGATTCTCGGCGATGACAGGTGGACAGCCCTTCACTTCGCTGCCCGATGTCAAGTGCTCGCCGGCAAGGATGTCACCCAGTACCTCATAAGTGCAGGGATGGATCAGACAGTTGGAGACATCGACGGCTGGCTTCCTATCCACTACGCGGCTAAATACGCCAACGTCGTCACCCTCGGCTacctcatccaccaaaaGCCCGGGCTTTCCCAACTCATCGAAATTAAAACTGATACCGGCGGCACCCTTCTTCATTGTGCCtgtgatgaaggggaggcaATCAAGTGGCTTCTTCGACATGGCGCAGACGTCAATGCTCAAGACGATGAAGGCGACACGCCGCTGGGCTTGTCGTGCTATGACGGGATGGGCGATACTGTgaacctccttctccaggcCGGAGCGGACCCAAAGATTCAAAATGAGGAGAAGCGAACCGCGCTTCACTGGGCTGCGAGTGGTGGGGCGGTTAATGCCGGCCGGGAGCTGCTCAACAAGTGCCCGGCTATTTTACATATCAAGGACGAAAAGAACCTTTCTGCTATGCATCTAGCCATCAGGAAGTTTGAGCCAACTTTTGCTGAGATGCTCCTGGATGAGTTCTACCCGGAGTATGCGACAAATCTACACGGGGATTTGACGGCTGTGCATGAGCCTTCGGGAGAAACACCTTTGATATCAGCGGTGAAGAGATTTcaggttggggtggtggaaaggttgttgaagttggggGCCGAGGCTGATGTCAAGGATAAGAGCGGGAAGACGCCGTTGGTGTATGCCAGTCGGGCAAGGAAGCATAGTGAGAAGTTGGTTGAAATGCTGCTGGATCAtcaggcggcggagaaggctaaggaggcggcggagaaggagacgggggatgaGAAGATGCCGATGGAGTTGCAACATATGCTTCAGATTTTGAAGacggtgttggaggagcaggagagggagtga